Below is a window of Thermodesulfomicrobium sp. WS DNA.
TTTCTCGTCAGGATTTCTTGGCTCACCTCGCTCATGAGGCGCACGGCGTATTTATAGACCTCGCGACCGTTCATCTCCACGAAATATTCGGGTCCGATGGTGGCACCGAGGATGGGCGGGCAGGCGGAGCCCCCACCGCGCACGGTGAGCAGGTCCGCTGCAGCGCCGTCGGCATGGAGGATGACGTCGCGAAGAAGCGGCGCCCCGGGCTTGGCAGCGGCCCGCAGCACCGCTGCCCCGGCCCCGTCCCCGAAGAGGACGCAGGTGGAACGGTCAGTGAAATTGATGCGCGACGAGCACACCTCGCTGCCAATCACGAGCACCGTGGCGTCGGGATGCAGGGCGATAAGTCCCCGGCCTACTTCCAAGGCGTAGAGAAATCCGGAGCAGGCCGCGGCCAGATCCATGGCCGGCGCCTGGATGCCCAGTTCCCGCGCCACCAGGCAGGCCGTGGGCGGGACAGCGCAGTCTCCGGTAAACGTGGCTACAAGGAGGTGGGTGACTTCGTGCGGGGAAATCGCGGCGTCGGCCAGCGCCCTGCGGGCCGCCTGGACCGCCAGGGTGGAGCAGGTCTCCCCGGGTTCCACATGGTAGCGGGTGCGAATACCTGTACGGGAGACGATCCATTCGTCACTGGTGTCGACAATGCTTTCGAAATCCGTGTTGCTGATGCATCGGGCTGGGGTGTGCATCCCCAGCCCCCAGAGGCAGGGGGGCTGCATAGGTCCTTCCAGATGTTTAGGAAACCGGAGCTGGATCAGGGGATTTGGTTTTGCTGCTGCGGGAAAAGAGCGCCAGTTCGGTATTGGCCTTGAGCCCTTCCACCAGATGGGCCTTGGCCTGGCGTTTCACGAAGAGCGCCGCTTGTTCCAAGGCCGTGGCAATGGCCCGGGCGTTGGACGCCCCATGGCAGACCATGGCGATTTCGTTGAGCCCGAGGATCGGGGCGCCGCCGTACTCGGCGTAGTCGATCTTCTTGGCGAAGCGCCGGAACGCAGGCATGGCGAGGAGCGCTCCCAAACGGGAGATCCAGGAGCTGCGAATCTCGTTTTTGAGGATGGTGGCCAAGGCCGCACCCAGCCCTTCGCTCAGCTTGAGGGCGATATTGCCGGTAAACCCGTCGCACACGATGATGTCCGTATCTCCGCGGAAGATGTCCCGGCCTTCCACGTTGCCCACGAAATTGAGGCTGGAGCTTTTGAGTAGGCCATAGGCCTCCTTGGTGAGGGCGTTGCCCTTGCCTTCCTCTTCCCCGATGCTGAGGATCCCTACCCGCGGGTGCGGGATGCCGAGCACCGATTCCGCCAAGACTTCGGCCATGAGGCCGAACTGCACCAAGTTGTAGGGCTTGCAATCGGCGTTGGCACCTACGTCGATGAGCACTGCCGGGTTTTTGAGCGTCGGCAAGATGGTGGCCAGGGCCGGCCGGTCCACTCCAGGAATACGTCCGAGGATGAACATGCCACACGCCAAGGCAGCGCCGGAGTTGCCCGCAGTGACCACGCCCTGGGCTTGGCCGTCGCGCACCAGGCGGAAGGCCACCTGCATGGAACTGTCTTTTTTGCGGCGGAGTACCTCCGAGGGTTTTTCCGCCATGCCCACGGTTTGGGAGGCATGGACGACCTCGAGATGGAGCCCGTGGTGGGGATGGCGATGGAGTTCTTCACGGATGGCGGTTTCTTCGCCCACGAGGATGATGGTGGCTCCGGTGGCGCGGGCGGCTGCAATGGCCCCGGGGACGTTGACCGCCGGGCCCACGTCGCCGCCCATGGCGTCCACCGCCAAGCGAACGCTATTCGGCATGTGCTTCCTGAGTGGCAACGTACTGCCGACCGCGATAGGTGCCGCAGCCCGGGCAGATGCAATGGGACAGGGTAGCACTGCCGCATTGGCAATACGTGACGTTGGGCACAGGGACCCGGTCGTGGGAGCGGCGCATGTTGCGTTTGGACTTGGATGTCTTCTTCTTCGGATTGGGCATGATACACCTCACTTAGGGGTAGAGAATCCGCGGGCGGCAAGGGCCCGCGCCAGGGGTGTTTCCTTGGTGCACTGACACGACTCGTGGTTTTTGTTGACTCCGCACCTGGGACACAGCCCCTGGCAGGAGTCGCTGCACAGGATTTGCACGGGCAGGGCAAGGACGAATTGCTCCCAAAGCATCCCTGCGGCATCGAGGGCAAACCCCGCATCCAGCGGGCGCAGATGGCTTTCCTCGGCATCCTCCCCGTGCATGTCCGTGGTGGCTTCGAATTCATCGAAAACGTGGTCGATGACGAGCACGGCCTCTTCCGCGCAGCGGTGGCAGATGGTGCGTACCGCACCGCGCAGACGCCCACGGATGAGAAAACCGTCCTTTTGCGGAGTGATGGTGAACACCGCTTCCAGGGGGGTGTGCGCGGCGAAATCCATGCCGAACGACCGCCACCCCTCGTGCCAGATCTCTTGATCCGCAAAAGAAAATTCCCGACCATGCGCCGGGAGATCTGTGAGTGCGATCCAGTGTTCGGTCATGCGCCACCTCGGAGCATCGCCTCTACAGGGGGGCGGTTTTCCTTGTCAAGGAATTTTGCTTGCCATCTGCCGTAAGGCCGGATATGAGCCGTTTTCTTCGTGCGGTTCACCCGGGGCCTTGGTTGGGGCCGGGAGACAATTTTGGTGAGGAGGAAACCATGTCCACGATGTGTGAAATTTGTGGTAAGAAGCCGCAGGTCGGCAACAATGTCAGCCATGCCAACAACAAGACCAAGCGTCGGTTCATGCCCAATCTGCAGACCGTGCGCGCGCAGTTGGCCTCGGGCCAGGTGAAGCGGATGCGGGTGTGCACGCAGTGCATCCGCTCGGGCGCGGTGACCAAGCCCGCGGCATAGCCCTGCTCCTGACACGAGGGGCTGCTTTGAAGAGACTCCGCTTTGTGGGCGGGGTCTTTTTTTGCGTTCAGGGGGGGATCTCGATCTGTTGCCCTTTGCGTGGGGGGCAGCAAAAAACCCCGTCCGGAGACGGGGTTTTTTTGTTGGTCACACGGGCAGAATGCTACCAGCGCGGACGGCGTTCCCGATGCTCACGCTCGGGGCGGGGACGGGCTTCGTTGACCTTGAGCGCCCGGCCGCCAAAGTCCTTGCCATCCAGGGCGGCAATGGCCTCGTCGGCACCACTGGACATTTCCACGAAACCGAAGCCACGGGCGCGGCCGGTTTCCCGGTCGGAAATGAGTTTCACGCTGTCCACTTCGCCGTAGGAAGCAAAAAGGGCTTCCACGTCTTGTTCCGTGGCACTCCAGGGCAAATTTCCGACATAGATGTTCTTGGCCATAAACACAGTACTCCTCAAAAAGAAAACGGAAAAAACAACTGCAGGTCGAGGGCTTTCGGTGCACGGGAGCGCGCAGAAAGCTTCTCTTCCTGGCTCCTCAAACCTGCGCCGGACCTGCCCGTTCTCCCTGAGGATCCCTTGCCGCCGGCACATAGGTCAACCGTTTATGGGGTTCGAAGGACCTTGGCAAGGTATTTTTTCTCTTTTTTCCGATTTTTTTCAGATTTCCGGGACTGCACCCAAGCGCCGCCGCAAGTCTTCGCCGATGTGTGTCAGGCAGGGCACGAGAATCAGGGTGATGGCGGTGGCGAAGAGCACGCCGAACCCCAGGGAAATGGCCATGGGGATGAGGAATCGGGCCTGGCGGGAGGTCTCGAAGATGAGGGGCATGAGGCCGCCGAAGGTGGTGATGGTGGTCAAAAGCACTGGCCGGAAGCGCTGCAGAGCGGCGTCGAAGACGGCCTGGTCCGTAGGGATCCCCAGTGTTCGTTTCTCGTTGATGGTGTCCACGAGCACCAGGGCGTCGTTGATGACCACACCGCTCAAGGCCACGATGCCAAAGAGGGACACCAGACTCAGACTGTAGCCCATGATGAGGTGCCCAAGGATGGCACCGGTGAGGCCAAAGGGGATGCTCGTCAGGATGATGAGCGGCTTCCAGTAGCTGTTGAGTGGAATGGCCAGCATGGCGAACAGTCCCAGCACGGTGAGCAGCAGCCCTGCAATGAGGGCGCGTACGCTTTCGCGGATGTCTGCCTGTTTGCCTTCGAGACTGAAGGTGAGCCCAGGATAGCGGGCAAGGATATCTGGGAGCACGTCTTTTTGCACTGCCGCGGCGATGGTCTCGGCGGCGCTGGGTGGGGTGACGTCCGCAGTGACGGTGACCACCCGGCGGCCCTGGCGGCGCTCGATGGTGGTGTCTGCCTGGGACTGCCGCACCGTGGCTATGGTGCGCAGCGGCACGAAGGCCCCCTGCGGGGTGCGCACCATGAAGGTATTGATGAGCTCCTGGGTATTCCGCTCTTCCTGGGGCAACCGTACCCGAACCACGATTTCGTCGCGACTGCGTTGCTGGCGGATGGCTTCGGCCCCGTACACGGCGCCGCGCAGCTGTCGGCCGACATCTTGGGCCGTGAGTCCGAGGCGGCGGCCTTCGGGAAGGAGTTGGACCTCCCATTGCGGGTTGCCTTGCGCAAAACCATCATCGATATCCGAGACTTGGGCAAATCGCTCCAGGGCTTGGGCCAAGTCGCGGCTGGCCTGTTCGAGGACCTGCAGGGAGCGGTGGGAGAGTTCGATGCTCAAGGCCGCTCCGGATCCCGGTCCGCCGCGGTCGGCCTCGAAACGAATGGTCTTGATGCCGGGGATGCGGCCGACGCGTTCCCGCCACAGGCGGGTAAATTCCGCCGTGCCGATGGGGCGGATTTCCGGGTCGGTCAGGAAGGCGCGAAGGGAGCCTGTGTGGCTGCCGCTTGCGGTCCCGGCCTGGGCAAAGACGCCTTCGAGGAGGCGATCTCCGCCGTGTTCTGCCGCCACGGCCCGGGCCGCGTCTTCGAGGATGCGGGCCACGCGCTGGGTCTCCGTCACCGGGGTGCCCACGGGCAAGGAGAACTCCACGTAAGCGAAGTCCGCTTCGACCTTGGGGAACATGGTCATGCCCATGCGGCCGCTGGCCACGTAGCCGAGCACTGCCATGAGGATGGCGACGGCGATGGCCACTGTGGCGTAGCGGAAGGTGATGGCGGTGTGCAGGATGGGCGGAAAGACGCGGTGCAAGATTTTTTGGAAGCCGCGGTCAAAGGCCTCCTGGGCGCGGTGGATGGGGCCAAGCCAGCGCGGCGCGGTTTTTCCGTGCGCCAGGTGGGCAGGCAGCACGAACAGGCTCTCCGCCAGCGAAATGGTAAAGACCGCAAGCACTACCGCCGGGACCACCCGGAACACCTTGCCCATGACCCCGGGCACGAAAAACATGGGAACGAAGGCGGCCATATTGGTGAGCACGGAAAAGACCACCGGCATGGCCACTTGGCGTACTCCGAGAATGGCGGCTTCCAAAAATCCTTTGCCCCGCTCCCGCCATTGGAAGATGTTTTCGCCCACCACGATGGCGTCGTCCACCACGATGCCCAGGGTGATGATGTAGGCAAAAAGCGAGACCATGTTGATGGATACATCCATGGCCGGAAGCAGCAGGAAGGACCCCAAAAACGAGGTCGGGATGCCCATGCTCACCCAAAAGGCCAGGCGGATTTCCAAAAACAGCGCCAGGAGTACGAATACCAACACCAGTCCCTGGATGCCGTTGCGGATCAGCAGGTCCATGCGCTGCCGGAAGACCTTGGAATCGTCGCTGCGGGAGGAAAGTTGGATCCCTGGCGGCAGCGCCGGGGCCACGCGGGCGGCCACCCGGCGCACGGCCTCAGCCACGCTCACCGGGGTTTGTTCGCCCACGCGGTAGATGTTGAGGAGCACCGCGGGCTTGCCATTGTAGGAGGGGAACTGATCGGCGTCTTCGAGCCCATCGGTGATCTTTGCCATTTCGCCCAAGGTGACCACGGCGCCGTCCGCGCTGGTGACGATGGGCAGCGAGGCGAACTGCTGACCAAAGTCCCGGCGGTCCTTGAAGCGCAAGATGACGTTCCCCCCTTGGGTCTTGAGGGTGCCGCCAGGGAGATCCACGGCCGCAGTGCTGATGATGCGCGCCACGTCCACGGCGGTCAGTCCGTAGCGCCGCAGGGTGTGCTGGGGGATTTCCACGGCGATCTCGAGGTCCGGCACTCCACTGAGTTCCACCTGGGTAATCCCCGGATCCTGCAGGAGTTCGTCGCGCACGGTCTCGGCCAAGTCGCGCAGGGCAGGCAGCGGCGCGTCGCCGTAAAGGGCCAGGGTCATGACCTGGCGCTTACGCGAGTCAATGCGCACGATGGGGCGCTTGGCGTCCTCGGGCAGGGTTTCGATGCGGTCTACCTCGGCCTTGATGTCCTGGTAGAGCCGGTTCACGTCCGCCCCTTCCACGGCCTCGGCGGT
It encodes the following:
- a CDS encoding efflux RND transporter permease subunit, whose translation is MNMRGPLAWMAQNPVTANLIMIVCLAGGLIMSTRIKQEVFPEFSLDTVSVSVTYPGATPADVEQGIVLAVEDAISGVDGVKEVRSTASQGLAVITAEAVEGADVNRLYQDIKAEVDRIETLPEDAKRPIVRIDSRKRQVMTLALYGDAPLPALRDLAETVRDELLQDPGITQVELSGVPDLEIAVEIPQHTLRRYGLTAVDVARIISTAAVDLPGGTLKTQGGNVILRFKDRRDFGQQFASLPIVTSADGAVVTLGEMAKITDGLEDADQFPSYNGKPAVLLNIYRVGEQTPVSVAEAVRRVAARVAPALPPGIQLSSRSDDSKVFRQRMDLLIRNGIQGLVLVFVLLALFLEIRLAFWVSMGIPTSFLGSFLLLPAMDVSINMVSLFAYIITLGIVVDDAIVVGENIFQWRERGKGFLEAAILGVRQVAMPVVFSVLTNMAAFVPMFFVPGVMGKVFRVVPAVVLAVFTISLAESLFVLPAHLAHGKTAPRWLGPIHRAQEAFDRGFQKILHRVFPPILHTAITFRYATVAIAVAILMAVLGYVASGRMGMTMFPKVEADFAYVEFSLPVGTPVTETQRVARILEDAARAVAAEHGGDRLLEGVFAQAGTASGSHTGSLRAFLTDPEIRPIGTAEFTRLWRERVGRIPGIKTIRFEADRGGPGSGAALSIELSHRSLQVLEQASRDLAQALERFAQVSDIDDGFAQGNPQWEVQLLPEGRRLGLTAQDVGRQLRGAVYGAEAIRQQRSRDEIVVRVRLPQEERNTQELINTFMVRTPQGAFVPLRTIATVRQSQADTTIERRQGRRVVTVTADVTPPSAAETIAAAVQKDVLPDILARYPGLTFSLEGKQADIRESVRALIAGLLLTVLGLFAMLAIPLNSYWKPLIILTSIPFGLTGAILGHLIMGYSLSLVSLFGIVALSGVVINDALVLVDTINEKRTLGIPTDQAVFDAALQRFRPVLLTTITTFGGLMPLIFETSRQARFLIPMAISLGFGVLFATAITLILVPCLTHIGEDLRRRLGAVPEI
- a CDS encoding DUF177 domain-containing protein encodes the protein MTEHWIALTDLPAHGREFSFADQEIWHEGWRSFGMDFAAHTPLEAVFTITPQKDGFLIRGRLRGAVRTICHRCAEEAVLVIDHVFDEFEATTDMHGEDAEESHLRPLDAGFALDAAGMLWEQFVLALPVQILCSDSCQGLCPRCGVNKNHESCQCTKETPLARALAARGFSTPK
- the rpmF gene encoding 50S ribosomal protein L32, whose amino-acid sequence is MPNPKKKTSKSKRNMRRSHDRVPVPNVTYCQCGSATLSHCICPGCGTYRGRQYVATQEAHAE
- the plsX gene encoding phosphate acyltransferase PlsX, with the translated sequence MPNSVRLAVDAMGGDVGPAVNVPGAIAAARATGATIILVGEETAIREELHRHPHHGLHLEVVHASQTVGMAEKPSEVLRRKKDSSMQVAFRLVRDGQAQGVVTAGNSGAALACGMFILGRIPGVDRPALATILPTLKNPAVLIDVGANADCKPYNLVQFGLMAEVLAESVLGIPHPRVGILSIGEEEGKGNALTKEAYGLLKSSSLNFVGNVEGRDIFRGDTDIIVCDGFTGNIALKLSEGLGAALATILKNEIRSSWISRLGALLAMPAFRRFAKKIDYAEYGGAPILGLNEIAMVCHGASNARAIATALEQAALFVKRQAKAHLVEGLKANTELALFSRSSKTKSPDPAPVS
- a CDS encoding beta-ketoacyl-ACP synthase III yields the protein MQPPCLWGLGMHTPARCISNTDFESIVDTSDEWIVSRTGIRTRYHVEPGETCSTLAVQAARRALADAAISPHEVTHLLVATFTGDCAVPPTACLVARELGIQAPAMDLAAACSGFLYALEVGRGLIALHPDATVLVIGSEVCSSRINFTDRSTCVLFGDGAGAAVLRAAAKPGAPLLRDVILHADGAAADLLTVRGGGSACPPILGATIGPEYFVEMNGREVYKYAVRLMSEVSQEILTRNSLAVSDVDLFIPHQANIRIIEAVARKLDIPLERCFVDVDRLGNTSAASIPIALAEARAQGHIHPGDTVLLASFGGGFTWAAALLQF
- the rpmB gene encoding 50S ribosomal protein L28; this encodes MSTMCEICGKKPQVGNNVSHANNKTKRRFMPNLQTVRAQLASGQVKRMRVCTQCIRSGAVTKPAA
- a CDS encoding RNA-binding protein; the encoded protein is MAKNIYVGNLPWSATEQDVEALFASYGEVDSVKLISDRETGRARGFGFVEMSSGADEAIAALDGKDFGGRALKVNEARPRPEREHRERRPRW